The Ziziphus jujuba cultivar Dongzao chromosome 7, ASM3175591v1 genome includes a region encoding these proteins:
- the LOC107425373 gene encoding dynamin-2B-like isoform X2: MPKPVVCCDPQKMQDLQLLFSPLPIFWMVASGKIGAGKSAALNSLIGHPVLPTGENGATRAPISIDLNRDSSLSSKSIVLQIDNKSQQVSASALRHSLQDRLSKGSSGRSRDEIYLKLRTSTAPPLKLIDLPGLDQRIVDDKMISEYVEHNDAILLVTIPAIQAPEISSSRALRIAKEYDPESTRTLGIISKIDQAASEQKALAAVQALLLNQGPPKTSDIPWVALIGQSVSIASASGSSGSENSLETAWQAESESLKSILTGAPQSKLGRVALVDALAGQIRNRMKLRLPNLLTGLQGKSQIVQDELVKLGGQMIESAEGSRALALELCREFEDKFLLHVTGGEGNGWKIVASFEGNFPNRIKQLPIDKHFDINNVKRVVLEADGYQPYLISPEKGLRSLIKGVLELAKEPSRLCVDEVHRVLVDIVSAAANGTPGLGRYPPFKREIVAIATAALDVFKVEAKKMVIALVDMERAFVPPQHFIRLVQRRMDRQRREEELKHRSSKKATEAEQSMLNRATSPQSGVQQTGGNLKSMKEKSGEKDGQEGSVLKTAGPGGEITAGFLLKKSAKTNGWSRRWFVLNEKSGKLGYTKKQEERHFRGVITLEECNIEEVSEEEETSSKKSKDKKANGPEKAPSLVFKLTSKVQYKTVLKAHSAVLLKAESMADKTEWLNKLTSVILAKGGQVKGEPGPPLRQSLSDGSLDTMARKPADPEEELRWMSQEVRGYVEAVLNSLAANVPKAVVLCQVEKAKEDMLNQLYSKISAQSSARIEELLQEDHNTKHKREKYQKQSAILSKLTKQLGIHDNRAAAASTWSNGGGADSSSSPRATSSGDDWRNAFDAAANGPDPYDSRGHNRRYSDDAGSGSNSSSRRTPTRLPPAPPPQSGSYRY, translated from the exons ATGCCAAAACCAGTTGTGTGTTGCGATCCACAAAAGATGCAGGATTTGCAATTATTGTTTTCTCCCTTGCCTATATTCTGGATGGTTGCGTCGGGAAAAATT GGTGCTGGGAAATCTGCTGCTTTAAACAGTTTAATTGGGCATCCTGTTTTG CCAACTGGTGAAAATGGTGCTACTCGGGCTCCCATAAGTATTGACTTAAATAGAGATAGTTCCTTGAGCAGTAAATCTATAGTCTTGCAGATTGACAATAAATCACAACAGGTTTCTGCAA GTGCCCTGCGGCATTCTTTGCAGGATAGACTGAGCAAAGGTTCATCGGGCAGGAGTCGTGATGAAATATATCTAAAACTCCGTACTAGTACAG CTCCTCCATTAAAATTGATTGACTTACCTGGACTGGACCAGAGAATCGTGGATGATAAAATG ATAAGTGAATATGTTGAACATAATGATGCTATTTTGCTAGTAACAATACCTGCTATTCAGGCACCAGAAATTTCTTCGTCACGAGCCCTTAGAATAGCAAAGGAATATGATCCAGAGT CTACCAGAACTCTCGGCATAATTTCTAAGATTGATCAAGCTGCTAGTGAGCAAAAAGCCCTTGCTGCTGTTCAGGCTCTTCTCTTGAATCAGGGACCGCCCAAAACATCTGATATTCCATGGGTTGCCTTAATTGGTCAATCTGTTTCAATAGCTTCAGCTTCTGGAAGCTCTGGATCAGAAAACTCTTTAGAAACCGCTTGGCAGGCTGAGAGTGAAAGTTTAAAATCTATATTAACTGGAGCTCCACAGAGCAAGCTTGGTAGAGTAGCTCTGGTGGATGCCCTCGCAGGCCAGATTCGTAATCGCATGAAACTCAGGCTTCCAAATCTCCTCACTGG GCTTCAAGGAAAGTCTCAAATAGTGCAGGATGAATTAGTAAAGCTTGGTGGACAGATGATTGAAAGTGCCGAAGGTAGTAGAGCTCTGGCTTTGGAGCTCTGTCGTGAATTTGAGGACAAATTTCTCCTACACGTAACTGGTGGTGAG GGCAATGGTTGGAAAATTGTTGCTAGTTTTGAGGGCAATTTTCCTAATAGGATCAAGCAACTTCCCATTGACAAACATTTTGACATTAACAATGTGAAGAGG GTTGTCCTAGAAGCTGATGGTTATCAACCTTACCTTATATCTCCAGAAAAAGGGTTAAGGTCTTTAATTAAAGGTGTACTAGAATTGGCAAAGGAACCATCACGTCTATGTGTTGATGAG GTGCATCGCGTACTCGTGGATATAGTGTCAGCAGCTGCGAATGGTACACCTGGTCTAGGAAGATATCCTCCCTTTAAAAGAGAG ATTGTGGCAATTGCTACTGCTGCACTTGACGTGTTTAAAGTTGAAGCCAAAAAAATGGTAATTGCTCTTGTCGATATGGAGCGTGCCTTTGTTCCACCTCAACACTTCATTCGTTTGGTGCAGAGACG AATGGATAGGCAGCGACGTGAAGAAGAGCTAAAGCATCGATCTTCCAAAAAGGCTACTGAGGCAGAACAATCCATGTTAAATAGG GCCACAAGTCCTCAGTCTGGGGTTCAACAAACTGGAGGCAATTTAAAatcaatgaaagaaaaatctggGGAGAAAGACGGACAAGAAGGATCTGTATTGAAGACTGCAGGCCCTGGTGGTGAGATAACAGCAG GATTTTTATTGAAGAAAAGTGCAAAAACAAATGGATGGAGTAGGCGATGGTttgttttaaatgaaaaaagtgGCAAG ctTGGGTATAcgaaaaaacaagaagaaagacATTTCCGTGGTGTCATAACATTGGAG GAATGCAACATTGAGGAAGTTTCTGAGGAGGAGGAGACCTCTTCAAAGAAGTCGAAGGATAAAAAGGCAAATGGACCAGAGAAAGCACCTAGCCTTGTTTTCAAACTAACTAGCAAGGTTCAATACAAGACTGTTTTAAAAG CTCATAGTGCTGTTTTGCTGAAGGCCGAGAGCATGGCTGATAAGACTGAATGGTTAAACAAATTAACGAGTGTTATCCTGGCTAAAGGAGGTCAAGTAAAGGGGGAACCTGGTCCCCCCTTGCGGCAAAGTCTTTCTGATGGTTCTTTG GATACAATGGCACGAAAACCTGCAGATCCTGAAGAAGAGCTGCGGTGGATGTCTCAAGAAGTACGTGGTTATGTAGAAGCTGTACTTAACAGCCTTGCTGCCAATGTTCCAAAG GCAGTTGTCCTTTGCCAAGTAGAGAAAGCAAAGGAAGACATGCTTAACCAGTTGTACAGTAAAATAAG TGCGCAAAGCTCAGCAAGGATTGAGGAGCTCCTTCAGGAGGACCATAACACTAAGCATAAGAGGGagaaataccagaaacagtctGCTATTCTTTCAAAACTTACAAAGCAACTTGGCATCCATGACAATCGAGCCGCTGCTGCGTCTACCTGGTCCAACGGTGGTGGAGCAG ATAGCAGCAGCAGCCCCAGAGCTACTTCATCTGGTGATGATTGGAGAAATGCATTTGATGCAGCAGCTAATGGTCCTGACCCCTATGACTCAAGGGGTCACAACCGACGGTACAGTGATGATGCAGGCTCAGGTTCTAACTCAAGCAGCCGCCGCACACCCACCCGCTTGCCACCTGCTCCTCCGCCACAGTCAGGTTCTTATAGATATTAG
- the LOC107425373 gene encoding dynamin-2B-like isoform X1: MEAIEELVELADSMRQAASVLADEDVDEKSSSSSRRPSTFLNVVVLGNVGAGKSAALNSLIGHPVLPTGENGATRAPISIDLNRDSSLSSKSIVLQIDNKSQQVSASALRHSLQDRLSKGSSGRSRDEIYLKLRTSTAPPLKLIDLPGLDQRIVDDKMISEYVEHNDAILLVTIPAIQAPEISSSRALRIAKEYDPESTRTLGIISKIDQAASEQKALAAVQALLLNQGPPKTSDIPWVALIGQSVSIASASGSSGSENSLETAWQAESESLKSILTGAPQSKLGRVALVDALAGQIRNRMKLRLPNLLTGLQGKSQIVQDELVKLGGQMIESAEGSRALALELCREFEDKFLLHVTGGEGNGWKIVASFEGNFPNRIKQLPIDKHFDINNVKRVVLEADGYQPYLISPEKGLRSLIKGVLELAKEPSRLCVDEVHRVLVDIVSAAANGTPGLGRYPPFKREIVAIATAALDVFKVEAKKMVIALVDMERAFVPPQHFIRLVQRRMDRQRREEELKHRSSKKATEAEQSMLNRATSPQSGVQQTGGNLKSMKEKSGEKDGQEGSVLKTAGPGGEITAGFLLKKSAKTNGWSRRWFVLNEKSGKLGYTKKQEERHFRGVITLEECNIEEVSEEEETSSKKSKDKKANGPEKAPSLVFKLTSKVQYKTVLKAHSAVLLKAESMADKTEWLNKLTSVILAKGGQVKGEPGPPLRQSLSDGSLDTMARKPADPEEELRWMSQEVRGYVEAVLNSLAANVPKAVVLCQVEKAKEDMLNQLYSKISAQSSARIEELLQEDHNTKHKREKYQKQSAILSKLTKQLGIHDNRAAAASTWSNGGGADSSSSPRATSSGDDWRNAFDAAANGPDPYDSRGHNRRYSDDAGSGSNSSSRRTPTRLPPAPPPQSGSYRY, translated from the exons ATGGAGGCGATCGAAGAATTAGTAGAGCTCGCTGATTCTATGCGCCAAGCCGCTTCTGTGCTCGCCGATGAAGATGTCGATGAAaagtcctcttcctcttccagACGCCCTTCCACCTTCCTCAATGTCGTCGTGCTTGGCAATGTC GGTGCTGGGAAATCTGCTGCTTTAAACAGTTTAATTGGGCATCCTGTTTTG CCAACTGGTGAAAATGGTGCTACTCGGGCTCCCATAAGTATTGACTTAAATAGAGATAGTTCCTTGAGCAGTAAATCTATAGTCTTGCAGATTGACAATAAATCACAACAGGTTTCTGCAA GTGCCCTGCGGCATTCTTTGCAGGATAGACTGAGCAAAGGTTCATCGGGCAGGAGTCGTGATGAAATATATCTAAAACTCCGTACTAGTACAG CTCCTCCATTAAAATTGATTGACTTACCTGGACTGGACCAGAGAATCGTGGATGATAAAATG ATAAGTGAATATGTTGAACATAATGATGCTATTTTGCTAGTAACAATACCTGCTATTCAGGCACCAGAAATTTCTTCGTCACGAGCCCTTAGAATAGCAAAGGAATATGATCCAGAGT CTACCAGAACTCTCGGCATAATTTCTAAGATTGATCAAGCTGCTAGTGAGCAAAAAGCCCTTGCTGCTGTTCAGGCTCTTCTCTTGAATCAGGGACCGCCCAAAACATCTGATATTCCATGGGTTGCCTTAATTGGTCAATCTGTTTCAATAGCTTCAGCTTCTGGAAGCTCTGGATCAGAAAACTCTTTAGAAACCGCTTGGCAGGCTGAGAGTGAAAGTTTAAAATCTATATTAACTGGAGCTCCACAGAGCAAGCTTGGTAGAGTAGCTCTGGTGGATGCCCTCGCAGGCCAGATTCGTAATCGCATGAAACTCAGGCTTCCAAATCTCCTCACTGG GCTTCAAGGAAAGTCTCAAATAGTGCAGGATGAATTAGTAAAGCTTGGTGGACAGATGATTGAAAGTGCCGAAGGTAGTAGAGCTCTGGCTTTGGAGCTCTGTCGTGAATTTGAGGACAAATTTCTCCTACACGTAACTGGTGGTGAG GGCAATGGTTGGAAAATTGTTGCTAGTTTTGAGGGCAATTTTCCTAATAGGATCAAGCAACTTCCCATTGACAAACATTTTGACATTAACAATGTGAAGAGG GTTGTCCTAGAAGCTGATGGTTATCAACCTTACCTTATATCTCCAGAAAAAGGGTTAAGGTCTTTAATTAAAGGTGTACTAGAATTGGCAAAGGAACCATCACGTCTATGTGTTGATGAG GTGCATCGCGTACTCGTGGATATAGTGTCAGCAGCTGCGAATGGTACACCTGGTCTAGGAAGATATCCTCCCTTTAAAAGAGAG ATTGTGGCAATTGCTACTGCTGCACTTGACGTGTTTAAAGTTGAAGCCAAAAAAATGGTAATTGCTCTTGTCGATATGGAGCGTGCCTTTGTTCCACCTCAACACTTCATTCGTTTGGTGCAGAGACG AATGGATAGGCAGCGACGTGAAGAAGAGCTAAAGCATCGATCTTCCAAAAAGGCTACTGAGGCAGAACAATCCATGTTAAATAGG GCCACAAGTCCTCAGTCTGGGGTTCAACAAACTGGAGGCAATTTAAAatcaatgaaagaaaaatctggGGAGAAAGACGGACAAGAAGGATCTGTATTGAAGACTGCAGGCCCTGGTGGTGAGATAACAGCAG GATTTTTATTGAAGAAAAGTGCAAAAACAAATGGATGGAGTAGGCGATGGTttgttttaaatgaaaaaagtgGCAAG ctTGGGTATAcgaaaaaacaagaagaaagacATTTCCGTGGTGTCATAACATTGGAG GAATGCAACATTGAGGAAGTTTCTGAGGAGGAGGAGACCTCTTCAAAGAAGTCGAAGGATAAAAAGGCAAATGGACCAGAGAAAGCACCTAGCCTTGTTTTCAAACTAACTAGCAAGGTTCAATACAAGACTGTTTTAAAAG CTCATAGTGCTGTTTTGCTGAAGGCCGAGAGCATGGCTGATAAGACTGAATGGTTAAACAAATTAACGAGTGTTATCCTGGCTAAAGGAGGTCAAGTAAAGGGGGAACCTGGTCCCCCCTTGCGGCAAAGTCTTTCTGATGGTTCTTTG GATACAATGGCACGAAAACCTGCAGATCCTGAAGAAGAGCTGCGGTGGATGTCTCAAGAAGTACGTGGTTATGTAGAAGCTGTACTTAACAGCCTTGCTGCCAATGTTCCAAAG GCAGTTGTCCTTTGCCAAGTAGAGAAAGCAAAGGAAGACATGCTTAACCAGTTGTACAGTAAAATAAG TGCGCAAAGCTCAGCAAGGATTGAGGAGCTCCTTCAGGAGGACCATAACACTAAGCATAAGAGGGagaaataccagaaacagtctGCTATTCTTTCAAAACTTACAAAGCAACTTGGCATCCATGACAATCGAGCCGCTGCTGCGTCTACCTGGTCCAACGGTGGTGGAGCAG ATAGCAGCAGCAGCCCCAGAGCTACTTCATCTGGTGATGATTGGAGAAATGCATTTGATGCAGCAGCTAATGGTCCTGACCCCTATGACTCAAGGGGTCACAACCGACGGTACAGTGATGATGCAGGCTCAGGTTCTAACTCAAGCAGCCGCCGCACACCCACCCGCTTGCCACCTGCTCCTCCGCCACAGTCAGGTTCTTATAGATATTAG
- the LOC107425373 gene encoding dynamin-2B-like isoform X3, protein MEAIEELVELADSMRQAASVLADEDVDEKSSSSSRRPSTFLNVVVLGNVGAGKSAALNSLIGHPVLPTGENGATRAPISIDLNRDSSLSSKSIVLQIDNKSQQVSASALRHSLQDRLSKGSSGRSRDEIYLKLRTSTAPPLKLIDLPGLDQRIVDDKMISEYVEHNDAILLVTIPAIQAPEISSSRALRIAKEYDPESTRTLGIISKIDQAASEQKALAAVQALLLNQGPPKTSDIPWVALIGQSVSIASASGSSGSENSLETAWQAESESLKSILTGAPQSKLGRVALVDALAGQIRNRMKLRLPNLLTGLQGKSQIVQDELVKLGGQMIESAEGSRALALELCREFEDKFLLHVTGGEGNGWKIVASFEGNFPNRIKQLPIDKHFDINNVKRVVLEADGYQPYLISPEKGLRSLIKGVLELAKEPSRLCVDEVHRVLVDIVSAAANGTPGLGRYPPFKREIVAIATAALDVFKVEAKKMVIALVDMERAFVPPQHFIRLVQRRMDRQRREEELKHRSSKKATEAEQSMLNRATSPQSGVQQTGGNLKSMKEKSGEKDGQEGSVLKTAGPGGEITAGFLLKKSAKTNGWSRRWFVLNEKSGKLGYTKKQEERHFRGVITLEECNIEEVSEEEETSSKKSKDKKANGPEKAPSLVFKLTSKVQYKTVLKAHSAVLLKAESMADKTEWLNKLTSVILAKGGQVKGEPGPPLRQSLSDGSLDTMARKPADPEEELRWMSQEVRGYVEAVLNSLAANVPKAVVLCQVEKAKEDMLNQLYSKISAQSSARIEELLQEDHNTKHKREKYQKQSAILSKLTKQLGIHDNRAAAASTWSNGGGAELG, encoded by the exons ATGGAGGCGATCGAAGAATTAGTAGAGCTCGCTGATTCTATGCGCCAAGCCGCTTCTGTGCTCGCCGATGAAGATGTCGATGAAaagtcctcttcctcttccagACGCCCTTCCACCTTCCTCAATGTCGTCGTGCTTGGCAATGTC GGTGCTGGGAAATCTGCTGCTTTAAACAGTTTAATTGGGCATCCTGTTTTG CCAACTGGTGAAAATGGTGCTACTCGGGCTCCCATAAGTATTGACTTAAATAGAGATAGTTCCTTGAGCAGTAAATCTATAGTCTTGCAGATTGACAATAAATCACAACAGGTTTCTGCAA GTGCCCTGCGGCATTCTTTGCAGGATAGACTGAGCAAAGGTTCATCGGGCAGGAGTCGTGATGAAATATATCTAAAACTCCGTACTAGTACAG CTCCTCCATTAAAATTGATTGACTTACCTGGACTGGACCAGAGAATCGTGGATGATAAAATG ATAAGTGAATATGTTGAACATAATGATGCTATTTTGCTAGTAACAATACCTGCTATTCAGGCACCAGAAATTTCTTCGTCACGAGCCCTTAGAATAGCAAAGGAATATGATCCAGAGT CTACCAGAACTCTCGGCATAATTTCTAAGATTGATCAAGCTGCTAGTGAGCAAAAAGCCCTTGCTGCTGTTCAGGCTCTTCTCTTGAATCAGGGACCGCCCAAAACATCTGATATTCCATGGGTTGCCTTAATTGGTCAATCTGTTTCAATAGCTTCAGCTTCTGGAAGCTCTGGATCAGAAAACTCTTTAGAAACCGCTTGGCAGGCTGAGAGTGAAAGTTTAAAATCTATATTAACTGGAGCTCCACAGAGCAAGCTTGGTAGAGTAGCTCTGGTGGATGCCCTCGCAGGCCAGATTCGTAATCGCATGAAACTCAGGCTTCCAAATCTCCTCACTGG GCTTCAAGGAAAGTCTCAAATAGTGCAGGATGAATTAGTAAAGCTTGGTGGACAGATGATTGAAAGTGCCGAAGGTAGTAGAGCTCTGGCTTTGGAGCTCTGTCGTGAATTTGAGGACAAATTTCTCCTACACGTAACTGGTGGTGAG GGCAATGGTTGGAAAATTGTTGCTAGTTTTGAGGGCAATTTTCCTAATAGGATCAAGCAACTTCCCATTGACAAACATTTTGACATTAACAATGTGAAGAGG GTTGTCCTAGAAGCTGATGGTTATCAACCTTACCTTATATCTCCAGAAAAAGGGTTAAGGTCTTTAATTAAAGGTGTACTAGAATTGGCAAAGGAACCATCACGTCTATGTGTTGATGAG GTGCATCGCGTACTCGTGGATATAGTGTCAGCAGCTGCGAATGGTACACCTGGTCTAGGAAGATATCCTCCCTTTAAAAGAGAG ATTGTGGCAATTGCTACTGCTGCACTTGACGTGTTTAAAGTTGAAGCCAAAAAAATGGTAATTGCTCTTGTCGATATGGAGCGTGCCTTTGTTCCACCTCAACACTTCATTCGTTTGGTGCAGAGACG AATGGATAGGCAGCGACGTGAAGAAGAGCTAAAGCATCGATCTTCCAAAAAGGCTACTGAGGCAGAACAATCCATGTTAAATAGG GCCACAAGTCCTCAGTCTGGGGTTCAACAAACTGGAGGCAATTTAAAatcaatgaaagaaaaatctggGGAGAAAGACGGACAAGAAGGATCTGTATTGAAGACTGCAGGCCCTGGTGGTGAGATAACAGCAG GATTTTTATTGAAGAAAAGTGCAAAAACAAATGGATGGAGTAGGCGATGGTttgttttaaatgaaaaaagtgGCAAG ctTGGGTATAcgaaaaaacaagaagaaagacATTTCCGTGGTGTCATAACATTGGAG GAATGCAACATTGAGGAAGTTTCTGAGGAGGAGGAGACCTCTTCAAAGAAGTCGAAGGATAAAAAGGCAAATGGACCAGAGAAAGCACCTAGCCTTGTTTTCAAACTAACTAGCAAGGTTCAATACAAGACTGTTTTAAAAG CTCATAGTGCTGTTTTGCTGAAGGCCGAGAGCATGGCTGATAAGACTGAATGGTTAAACAAATTAACGAGTGTTATCCTGGCTAAAGGAGGTCAAGTAAAGGGGGAACCTGGTCCCCCCTTGCGGCAAAGTCTTTCTGATGGTTCTTTG GATACAATGGCACGAAAACCTGCAGATCCTGAAGAAGAGCTGCGGTGGATGTCTCAAGAAGTACGTGGTTATGTAGAAGCTGTACTTAACAGCCTTGCTGCCAATGTTCCAAAG GCAGTTGTCCTTTGCCAAGTAGAGAAAGCAAAGGAAGACATGCTTAACCAGTTGTACAGTAAAATAAG TGCGCAAAGCTCAGCAAGGATTGAGGAGCTCCTTCAGGAGGACCATAACACTAAGCATAAGAGGGagaaataccagaaacagtctGCTATTCTTTCAAAACTTACAAAGCAACTTGGCATCCATGACAATCGAGCCGCTGCTGCGTCTACCTGGTCCAACGGTGGTGGAGCAG AGTTGGGCTGA
- the LOC107425381 gene encoding chloride channel protein CLC-c — protein MDENDIEVQGFEREGSGALDTKNSLKEPLLKSRINSTSQLAIVGSKVYPIESLDYEIIENDLFKQDWRSRKKIQIIQYVFLKWTLALLIGLSTGLVGFFNNLAVENIAGFKLLLTNNLMLRERYYQAFAAYATCSLVLASAAAVLCAYFAPAAAGSGIPEVKAYLNGIDAHSILAPSTLFVKIFGSIFGVAAGFVVGKEGPMVHTGACVASLLGQGGSRKYHLTWRWLRYFKNDRDRRDLITCGAAAGVAAAFRAPVGGVLFALEEAASWWRSALLWRTFFTTAVVAVVLRAFMGICKGGKCGLFGEGGLIMFDVNSANTIYSTPDLLAVTFLGVVGGILGSFYNFLVNKVLRFYSFINERGPLFKILLVMVVSLLTSCCSYGLPWLSQCIPCPPHMEDQCPTVGRSGNYKNFQCPPNHYNDLASLVFNTNDDAIRNLFSSGSAKEFHLSTLLVFFVDIYFLGIITYGIAVPSGLFIPVILAGASYGRLLGTLLGSLSSLDPGLFALLGAASFLGGTMRMTVSLCVILLELTNNLLMLPLMMLVLLISKSVADCFNKGVYDQILVLKGLPYMEAHAEPYMRQLVASDVVTGPLVTFSGVEKVGNIFHALKVTKHNGFPVIDEPPFSNSPELCGLVLRSHLLVLLKGKKFSKQKLMTGSDIMRRFKAHDFAKAGSGKGIKLEDLDITEEDMEMYVDLHPITNTSPYTVVETMSLAKAAVLFRELGLRHLLIVPKTTERPPIVGILTRHDFMPEHILSLYPDFHHSYK, from the exons gATTATTGAGAATGACCTCTTTAAGCAGGATTGGAGATCTAGGAAGAAAATTCAGATAATCCAGTATGTTTTCCTAAAATGGACACTTGCTCTCCTGATTGGGTTGTCTACAGGACTAGTTGGTTTCTTTAATAACCTTGCTGTTGAAAATATAGCTGGTTTCAAACTTCTTCTCACCAACAACCTCATGTTAAGGGAAAG GTATTATCAGGCATTTGCAGCATATGCCACTTGCAGCCTTGTTTTGGCCTCTGCTGCAGCAGTCCTTTGTGCTTATTTTGCCCCTGCAGCAGCGGGGTCTGGTATACCTGAAGTGAAAGCATACCTCAATGGTATTGATGCTCATTCTATATTGGCTCCAAGTACTCTATTTGTAAAG ATTTTTGGTTCTATTTTTGGAGTTGCTGCTGGATTTGTTGTGGGCAAGGAAGGACCTATGGTACATACTGGTGCTTGCGTAGCATCTTTGTTGGGACAAGGTGGTTCTCGCAAGTATCACTTGACATGGAGATGGCTTAGATACTTCAAAAATGACCGAGACCGAAGGGATTTGATTACTTGTGGTGCTGCTGCTGGTGTAGCAGCTGCTTTCCGTGCTCCAGTTGGTGGGGTCCTTTTTGCACTTGAAGAGGCAGCTTCTTG GTGGAGGAGTGCTCTTCTTTGGAGGACATTTTTCACAACAGCTGTAGTAGCAGTGGTGTTGAGAGCTTTCATGGGAATTTGCAAGGGTGGTAAATGTGGACTATTTGGGGAAGGAGGTTTGATCATGTTCGATGTTAATTCAGCAAACACCATTTATAGCACACCAGATTTACTGGCAGTTACCTTTCTTGGAGTTGTTGGAGGCATTTTAGGAAGCTTTTACAATTTTCTGGTGAACAAAGTCCTCCGCTTTTATAGCTTCATTAATGA GAGAGGTCCTTTATTCAAAATTCTTCTTGTCATGGTTGTTTCCTTATTGACCTCCTGTTGCTCGTATGGCCTCCCATGGCTTTCACAGTGCATTCCTTGTCCCCCTCACATGGAGGATCAATGCCCCACCGTAGGTCGCTCTGGAAACTACAAGAATTTCCAATGTCCACCTAACCATTACAATGACCTTGCATCTCTCGTTTTCAATACCAATGACGATGCTATCCGCAATCTATTTAGCTCCGGCTCTGCAAAGGAATTTCATCTCTCTACTCTTTTAGTTTTCTTTGTTGATATCTATTTTCTTGGAATAATCACTTATGGAATTGCTGTTCCCTCTGGTCTCTTCATCCCTGTAATACTTGCCGGAGCCTCTTATGGACGCCTTCTTGGCACTCTCCTGGGTTCACTCTCCAGTCTTGACCCTGGTCTCTTTGCCCTCCTTGGTGCTGCATCCTTTCTTGGTGGTACCATGAGGATGACTGTTTCTCTTTGTGTAATACTTCTTGAGCttactaataatttattgatgCTTCCATTGATGATGCTGGTTCTCCTTATTTCAAAAAGTGTGGCTGATTGCTTCAACAAGGGTGTTTATGACCAAATTTTGGTACTGAAGGGACTACCTTATATGGAAGCCCATGCAGAACCATATATGAGACAGTTGGTTGCTAGTGACGTTGTTACGGGTCCACTGGTTACATTTTCTGGGGTTGAGAAAGTGGGGAATATATTTCATGCTTTGAAGGTAACAAAGCATAATGGATTCCCTGTAATTGATGAGCCACCCTTCTCAAATTCCCCGGAATTGTGTGGTCTTGTTTTGAGGTCTCATTTACTAGTGTTGCTTAAAGGAAAGAAGTTTTCGAAACAGAAATTGATGACTGGGTCAGATATTATGAGGAGGTTCAAAgcacatgattttgcaaaggcAGGATCAGGTAAGGGAATCAAGCTCGAGGATTTGGATATCACAGAAGAAGATATGGAGATGTATGTTGATCTCCATCCTATTACAAATACGTCTCCATACACAGTAGTCGAAACAATGTCTCTAGCTAAAGCTGCAGTACTCTTTCGGGAACTTGGCCTAAGGCACTTGTTGATAGTGCCAAAGACAACAGAG AGGCCTCCAATCGTTGGAATCTTGACGCGGCACGACTTCATGCCCGAGCATATTTTGAGTCTCTACCCAGACTTCCATCATTCTTATAAGTAG